The following nucleotide sequence is from Devosia salina.
CTGTCGCTCCTGAGCCCCCTCGTCAATGCGGGTGACAGCCCACCACCCAACGCCGCCGACCAACGAGAGGAGGACGATCAATAAGCCGAAGACAAGAAGAATGAGACGGTTGGGAAAACTGAGGCTGGTCAAGGAGAGTTACCATACAACGTGCTAGCCCACTCTGGTGTGGCCGAGGTAAAGGAAGTGCGAGTTGACTTGGTTAAGGAATCTCCGCCAACTGTGCAGGCAAGGATTACCGATCACAGCCACCCGCACCAGCTTGCGCGCCAGATCAGGTCGGCCGAGGGCATTGGCGAAGAAAAACCGCAGCGCCAATACCACGCTGTTCATGGTGGGCGCCGGAACGCCGGCCTGGCTCTGGGCCTGCTGGAACTGGCGCTCCGTTCTGCGCGTCACCGATCCGGATGGCCGACTTCGGACACGGCAGGCGTCATGGCGAAAACCCTAGCGGCGTCAGGGCCCCGTGAATAGCGCTCCTGCTTGCCTTGAAATCCGGCGCGCCCGCAACTGACCCCATTGTGGCCATTCCCGTTAAACCTGCGAATTCCAGGAGCGGTCATTTCAGCGTTCCTGGCGGGCCGCCGGCGCAGAGCTATGACAGATTGTCCGCAAGGTGATCGAACACCAATCTGATGCGGCGGCTTGTGCGCAGTTCGCGGTGCGCCACGAGCCAGGTCGGCACCGTGAAGGCGTTGAGGGTACCCAGGACGGGCACGAGATCAGGAATTGGCACCGCGATTTGCTCAGGCAGAATGATCATGCCCAGTCCGGCGCGCGCCATCTGCAAAGCGACGACCTGGGACGACGAACTCAGGCGAAAATTCGCCCGTGTGAGATTGAGCCCCACCGGCAGCAGGTAATCCAGCATCCGGTCGGCTTCGATGTAGCTGATGATCTGGTGCCCGGCGAAATCGTCTTCCCTCGGCTCTGCCCTCGTCTCGAGGTAGGCGGGGGTGGCGTAAAAGCGCATGACCTGGTCGCGAACGCTTCTGGCGATCAGGTTGGGTTGATCGGAACGGGTATGCCGGATGGCAATATCGGCCTCGCGGCGCATGAGGTCCCTGACGACGTTGTCGGCGACGACATCGATCTCCAGTAACGGCGCTTTCCGGACGAGGTCGTTGAGGATCGGCGGCAGGATATAAGCTGACATCAGCTCGGACGCGGTGATCAGCACCTTGCCTTCGATCGATTGGGATTTCCCCGATGCGGCCAGCGACAGCATGTTGGCACCGCTCGCCATCGAACGCACGTGATCGAGTAATTCCACCCCGGCCTGCGTGAGCGCGACCGACCGTCCGGTCCGCTCGAACAACGTGACCCCCAAGGCATGTTCGAGAGCGGCGATCTGCCGGCTGACCGTGGGCTGTGTCTGGCCGAGCGAACGGGCGGCCGCCGAGAGAGAGCCCTCGTCGGCAACCGCAAGTAATGTCTTTGCAAGGTTCCAGTCGAACGACATGACGCAATATATGCTGTTTCTGCATACTGAGGCTACGAGTTTCGCTAATTTACCAGTGAAAAACGTATCGATACGTATCTGCACAGGAGCGTTGCACAGGCAGGCAGACAGGACCCGACGATATGAAACTTGTAGTTTTAGGTGCCAACGGCCGCACCGGGCGCCATGTGGTGTGCGAGGCGCTCCAAAGGGGTGCCACCGTAACCGCGGTCGTCCGCTCCGATGCAAAACGCCCGGCGATCCGCCACGGCCGATTGAGCGTTGCCATCGGCGACCCTTGCGATCCGGGATTTCTTGCCGGAGTGTTCCAAGGTCAGAATGCCGTGATCTCCACGCTTGGCGGACGCCGCCCGACAAAAAGGGCAACCTCGATTTATTACCGGTCGGCGGATGCCATCGTGGAAGCGGCATTGGAAACGGGCATCAGGAAAATCCTGGTCACCTCCAGCGCGCTTCTCTTCCCGTCCGGGCGGCTGCTCGACAGGCTCTTGATGGTCATCGTGGGCAATGTCGTGCAGAGCGCCACGCGCATGGAACACAAGTTGCGGGCGGCAAATCTCGATGTCATCGTCGCGCGGTGCGGCTTTCTCACCAATGGCGAGGAAAGGCGATATCGTGCGGAACCCGGTTCACTGCCCGCCGATGGCTCGTCCGTGGCGCGCCTGAGCCTCGCCGTGTTTCTCGCCGACATGGCCCAGAACTCCTGGTCGGGCTATCAGGTGTATGGCGTATCGGGATCGTGAGCGCAGCCCAAGGTGAGGCGCACCTCCGGCCGTCAATGGAACGGCCGATTTCGCTGACTGCGATCCAAAAGCCGCCCGTCCGCAAACCGCCCCATTGCGGGCTTCTATCATGCGCGACATTCCGGCGCGCAACATGCTGTCTCTGAGCCGTCCCGTACTGAACCTGGCGGGCTATTGCTGTCCGCCTGACTCACATGTTGATATCAGGCGACGGAAACGGACTGGTGAGGGGCAAATGCTGAAGTGGATAATTGCGGCGGTGATGGCGGCTACCATGGTCGCAATGCCGAGCGTCAGCAATGCCCAGGTGACGATTGATGAGTATGTCAAACAGGCTTGCGTAGTGAACCAGCAAGCCTGCGACGACGGCAGGGAATTGGCCCGCAAAATCATGCCGTGCCTGCAACTGCCTACGGGTGAGCCCAGCCACTATAAAATGCTCGCGCGTGTCATGCTCGAAGACGGAACAGCCACGTTTGCCAGCATCGGCTTTGACAGCGCACAACCCAGTTCTTGGGAACAACAAGCCGCCGCTGCCGCCCAGGATGCTATTGCGAGTTGTGAGCCCTACGCCGAGCTTTCCGGACCTTTAGTCTTTCTAATCACACCGTCGCTACTGCGATCAGAATGGCGCTGAAAATCCGGAACGTGCGGCGCGTTGTTTTGGCGGTTCTTCTTGTGGCTGCGGTTCTCGTGACGGTCAACGCCCTCCTAGGCGAAACTTGCTTTGAGAAGCTGGAACGGCTGCAATTAGCCGGGGACGACAACGCGGCAGGAGGCTTGAACTGCTAGTTTTGCATGGGGGCCATCCGGAACACGGCAAGAATTCAATGTCGATCCATCACGTGAGCGGCAGCGACCGACTCCAATTCAGTTAAAGCCGATCAAATCTCGACGGGCCACGAGGGGACGCGAATAGTTGCTCGTGTAGAGGGGCTGGCCAAAGTGAATGGTGTTTCCCTCCAGCGGGGAGCCATCGGAGCCCAGCACTCCATCACCGTTGAGCGCTCCAATGGCCACCGGGTTACTGACGCCGTGTTGATCCAGCAACGGCTGAGCGGATCCGGTTCGGCGAGGCGATCTATGCCACGTGCCCGTGGAAACTCTTCGGGGAAGGGCCGACGCGGACGCGCGCGGGCCTGTTTTCCGAGGGCGGTCCGGAGTCGCCCTTTGGGGCGCAGGACATCCGCTATGTCACGCGCGAGGGAAGGCTACACGCGCTGGGCCTCGGATGGCCCGAGGACAACATCGTCCGGCTGACCAGGCTGGGCAGAAGCTACCCGACCCTCTCAGGGGAAATCCAGCGCGTCACCCTGCCCGGCGACCAGACGCCGGTACCCTTCCGCCGCACCGACACCGCGCTGGAAGTGACGCTGCCGGAGGCGGGTCGACACCCGATCGGCGTTGCCCTCATCCTTCACGGGCAGGGCATCACCCAGTGAGCCGGGGCTGGCGGGTTCCCCTCAGGATCCGGTTGGCGCCTTGAGCACGACGCCGCTCGAGAGCCCATCAATGCCGGTCCGCCGGCGCCAGAAGCCCCAGAGCCCATCGGGCAGGTAGAGGGCGAAGGCGACCGCGACGAGGCCCAGCCCGGCGAGGTACCAGACGCCGAGATTGCCGAAAACTTCCTGCAGCAGGAAGAAGATCACCGCGCCGATGATCGGGCCTTCGAACGTCCTGAGACCGCCCACCAGGACCATGAAGAGCATGAAGACCGTCCATTGCACGCCGAAATTGGTGCGCGGCAGGAAGGTGATGGCGCTGGCCAGCCAGACGGTCCCGGCCAGGGCGCAGCCGAAGGCGGCGAGGACGAAGATGATCTGCTTGATCCGCATCACGTCGATGCCGATCGAGGCGGCCGCATCCTCATCGTCGCGGATCGCCTGGGCGGCCGCACCGATCCTGCTGCGAAGCAGCCAGAAAGTCGCGCCCAACATCAGCGCCAGGGCGCCGAGTCCCAGCCAATAATTGAGATTGCGCCGCATCTGGGGATCGAAGGCGTTGAGGGCGAGAAGCGAGGTGCCGGTCTCGCCCTGCACCAGTGGGTCGAACATGACCACGATGCGCAGCACTTCGGCGATCACCCACATGGCAATGGCGAATTCGCCACCCTTGAGACGCAGGGCAAAGGTGGAGATGGGAATGGCGA
It contains:
- a CDS encoding alpha-L-fucosidase C-terminal domain-containing protein, with the protein product MRYVTREGRLHALGLGWPEDNIVRLTRLGRSYPTLSGEIQRVTLPGDQTPVPFRRTDTALEVTLPEAGRHPIGVALILHGQGITQ
- a CDS encoding branched-chain amino acid ABC transporter permease, whose amino-acid sequence is MNTFIIERWTQSGRLAVGAAALVLLVLALLPVLASGLVIDKLTTLFIYILVAVMWNLLAGYAGLVSVGQQAFFGVGGYLALRLVDAGMPPYLALVVGAAGAGLVAIPISTFALRLKGGEFAIAMWVIAEVLRIVVMFDPLVQGETGTSLLALNAFDPQMRRNLNYWLGLGALALMLGATFWLLRSRIGAAAQAIRDDEDAAASIGIDVMRIKQIIFVLAAFGCALAGTVWLASAITFLPRTNFGVQWTVFMLFMVLVGGLRTFEGPIIGAVIFFLLQEVFGNLGVWYLAGLGLVAVAFALYLPDGLWGFWRRRTGIDGLSSGVVLKAPTGS
- a CDS encoding NAD(P)-dependent oxidoreductase, giving the protein MKLVVLGANGRTGRHVVCEALQRGATVTAVVRSDAKRPAIRHGRLSVAIGDPCDPGFLAGVFQGQNAVISTLGGRRPTKRATSIYYRSADAIVEAALETGIRKILVTSSALLFPSGRLLDRLLMVIVGNVVQSATRMEHKLRAANLDVIVARCGFLTNGEERRYRAEPGSLPADGSSVARLSLAVFLADMAQNSWSGYQVYGVSGS
- a CDS encoding LysR family transcriptional regulator, producing the protein MSFDWNLAKTLLAVADEGSLSAAARSLGQTQPTVSRQIAALEHALGVTLFERTGRSVALTQAGVELLDHVRSMASGANMLSLAASGKSQSIEGKVLITASELMSAYILPPILNDLVRKAPLLEIDVVADNVVRDLMRREADIAIRHTRSDQPNLIARSVRDQVMRFYATPAYLETRAEPREDDFAGHQIISYIEADRMLDYLLPVGLNLTRANFRLSSSSQVVALQMARAGLGMIILPEQIAVPIPDLVPVLGTLNAFTVPTWLVAHRELRTSRRIRLVFDHLADNLS